The window TCGGTCGCCCTCGAACTCGGCCGCGCGGCCGCTCAGGTCCCGTACGCGGCTTTCGCGGTGGCCGCGTCGGCGATCGCCGAGTTCGGCGACGATCCACGGGTGGACCTCGGAATGTCGTGCGCGGTGACCGACGACCCGCTCGACCCGGTGACTTTCTCGAACGGGCGGCTCAACGGGACCAAGACCCTGGTGCCGACCGGGGAGGTGTTCGTGGTGACCGCGGGCGCGGACGCCTTCGTCGTGCGGGCTGACGGGGTGAGCACAGCGGTGCAGGAGCTGGTCGACGGCACGGCCCTGGTGGTGACGCTGACCAACGTGACACCGGAGCGGATCCTGCCGGACGCCGCGGACTGGGTGAGCGATCGGCTGACCGTGTTGACCTGCGCGGAAGCGGTCGGTGTGCTGGCCGAGGCGCTGCGGCTCACAGCGGCGTACGCGGGTGAGCGCGTCCAGTTCGGGCGGCCCATCGGCACCTTCCAGGCCGTCACCCAGCGGCTGGCGGACGCCTACATCGACGTCGAGGCCGTGCGCCTCACCCTGTGGCAGGCGGCTTGGCGACTGAGCGAAGGGCTAAGCGGGGCCACCGAGGTGGCGACCGCGAAGTTCTGGACCGCTGACGCGGGACACCGAGTCGCGCACACGGCGGTGCATGTCCATGGCGGGGTCGGGATCGACCTGGATCACCGGCTGCACCGGTACTTCACGGCGGCGAAGCGGGTGGAGTTCACGTTGGGCGGCGCCACCGATCAACTGCGCAAACTGGGGGCCACCCTGGCCGTCACGCCCTGACCTGGCGCCGGTTGCCGAGGGTCCAGCCTGCCAGGACGACCGCCCCGAACGGGATTTCGATGGTGTACGTCCAGAAGCCGAAGAGCAGGGCGGCGACGGTCGCGGCGACCGGGTCGACGCCCAGGGCGGTGAGCATCAGGATCACCCCGCCCTCCATGACGCCC is drawn from Actinokineospora alba and contains these coding sequences:
- a CDS encoding acyl-CoA dehydrogenase family protein; the protein is MDFAFSEAQDDLSGLVRTLVDSDRPLWTLLDEAGVLMAALPESVGGGGFGLLEQCSVALELGRAAAQVPYAAFAVAASAIAEFGDDPRVDLGMSCAVTDDPLDPVTFSNGRLNGTKTLVPTGEVFVVTAGADAFVVRADGVSTAVQELVDGTALVVTLTNVTPERILPDAADWVSDRLTVLTCAEAVGVLAEALRLTAAYAGERVQFGRPIGTFQAVTQRLADAYIDVEAVRLTLWQAAWRLSEGLSGATEVATAKFWTADAGHRVAHTAVHVHGGVGIDLDHRLHRYFTAAKRVEFTLGGATDQLRKLGATLAVTP